A region from the Bradyrhizobium sp. CCBAU 53340 genome encodes:
- a CDS encoding HAD hydrolase-like protein has protein sequence MIETALSRLGTARNATLMIGDQIQTDIQAGKRAKLPTVLVTTGVPPREDPSLVPPDFIVSSLAEIEVPAALVERIRQRSS, from the coding sequence ATGATCGAGACGGCACTTTCCCGTCTCGGGACGGCGCGCAACGCCACATTGATGATTGGCGACCAGATCCAGACGGATATCCAGGCCGGAAAGCGAGCGAAGCTACCGACGGTGCTGGTCACGACCGGCGTGCCGCCCCGCGAAGACCCATCCCTGGTGCCACCTGATTTTATCGTCTCCAGCCTGGCAGAGATTGAGGTCCCGGCGGCGCTGGTCGAACGGATTCGACAGAGGAGTTCGTGA
- a CDS encoding ABC transporter ATP-binding protein, which yields MADVRLEGVNKAYGTIQILRNIDLTIDHGEFVVFVGPSGSGKSTLLRMIGGLERISGGRLLIDNELVNDVDAADRNLGMVFQSYALYPHMTVRENLAFPLRMAKVAKTGIETRVAETASLLQIDHLLDRKPRQLSGGQRQRVAIGRAIVREPKVFLFDEPLSNLDTELRVQMRVQIAKLHKQLGNTMIYVTHDQVEAMTMADKIVVLKDGNIEQVGSPHDLYHNPASRFVAGFIGSPKMNFLGGHIEAAHEAGMDVRLDAGATVSVPVQPDQLLVGKPITLGIRPDDFSPSAAERKEIAIELDVDFVEHLGSVTYIYGNAGKESVVAKAPKPESQKRSGKVRLAASPADCHLFVTNGKALRRLHAPANWS from the coding sequence ATGGCCGATGTTCGTTTGGAAGGCGTCAACAAGGCCTATGGGACAATCCAGATCCTGCGGAACATTGATCTCACCATCGATCACGGCGAGTTCGTCGTGTTCGTCGGACCTTCGGGATCGGGCAAGTCGACGCTGTTGCGAATGATTGGAGGACTAGAACGAATCAGCGGCGGCCGGCTTCTGATTGACAACGAGCTCGTCAATGATGTCGATGCGGCGGATCGAAACCTCGGGATGGTGTTTCAGAGCTACGCGCTCTATCCGCACATGACTGTGCGCGAGAACCTTGCCTTTCCTCTGCGAATGGCAAAGGTTGCGAAGACCGGGATCGAGACCAGGGTCGCCGAGACTGCGTCGCTGCTACAGATCGATCATCTTCTGGACCGAAAACCCCGACAACTCTCGGGCGGCCAGCGTCAGCGCGTTGCGATTGGCCGCGCAATTGTTCGCGAACCCAAGGTGTTCCTATTCGACGAACCCCTGTCGAACCTTGATACCGAATTGCGGGTGCAGATGCGGGTTCAGATTGCCAAGCTCCACAAGCAGCTTGGGAATACCATGATCTACGTGACACACGACCAGGTGGAAGCCATGACAATGGCCGACAAGATCGTCGTACTCAAGGACGGCAACATCGAGCAGGTGGGAAGCCCGCATGATCTCTATCACAATCCGGCATCCCGGTTTGTGGCCGGATTCATCGGCTCACCCAAGATGAATTTCCTGGGCGGCCACATCGAGGCGGCGCACGAGGCGGGCATGGACGTCAGGCTCGACGCCGGGGCGACAGTCTCCGTCCCCGTGCAGCCGGATCAATTGCTCGTCGGCAAGCCGATCACACTCGGAATTCGCCCCGATGACTTCTCTCCATCTGCGGCGGAGAGGAAAGAGATCGCGATCGAACTCGACGTCGATTTCGTCGAGCATCTTGGCAGCGTCACCTACATCTACGGAAACGCTGGCAAGGAATCGGTGGTCGCAAAGGCGCCAAAGCCGGAGTCACAGAAGAGGTCTGGCAAGGTTCGTCTTGCGGCGTCGCCGGCGGACTGCCACCTGTTCGTGACGAACGGAAAGGCGCTGCGCCGGTTGCACGCGCCCGCAAATTGGAGCTAG